The segment TGGTCATCATGACGGTGCTGTACATCCACATCTCCctggccagcaggagcagggtgaGGAGGCACAAGCCTGAAAGcaggaaagagaggaaaggCAAGTCCCTCAGCTTTTTCAAGGCCCCCCTGAtcaaacagaacaacaacaactcCCCCAAGAGGGCAGTGGAGGTGAAGGAGGAGGTGAGGAATGGGAAGGTGGATGACCAACCCTCGGCACAGACAGAGGCCACTGGCcaccaggaggagaaggagaccTCCAACGAGTCCAGCACGGTCAGCATGACCCAGACCACAAAAGACAAGACCACAGCGGAAATCTTGCCAGCGGGGCAAGGGCAGAGCCCGTCCCACCCCCGGGTGAACCCAACTTCCAAGTGGTCCAAGATCAAGATCGTCACCAAGCAGACGGGGACCGAGTGTGTCACCGCCATCGAGATCGTCCCGGCCAAGGGAGGAGCCTCTGAGCACAACTCCCTGTCCAACAGCCGCCCGGCCAACGTCGCCAGGAAGTTTGCCAGCATCGCCAGGAGCCAGGTGCGGAAGAAGCGCCAGATGGCAGCCCGGGAGAAGAAGGTCACCCGGACCATATTTGCCATCCTGCTGGCCTTCATACTCACCTGGACTCCATACAACGTCATGGTCCTCATTAACACCTTCTGCCAGACCTGCGTTCCCGAAACGGTGTGGTCCATCGGCTACTGGCTCTGCTACGTCAACAGCACCATCAACCCGGCCTGCTACGCCCTCTGCAACGCCACCTTCAAGAAAACCTTCAAGCATCTCCTCATGTGCCAGTACAGGAACATTGGCACGGCCAGATAAGCTGGCACTCAGGGACCACTTCAGCCAAGTCACGGCGGGCCTCCCCTTTGTCTCCTTTGTCCCGAGGGGAGACAGAGGTGGGGGGTCCTCTGCTCCCCACTCACAGAAGTGCAGACTGTGAAGTGCTGGCAGGTGATGCCCTTCAACGCTGACGAAGGCCCACGgcactgctgggctgcagctcctccagtCACCCCGGGCCCAGGGACTCGCTGGGGGAGCCAGAGAGAGAGCTGGAGGTGAGACGAGACCAGGAGGGGTGGTTGCCAGGAGCCCTCCCAGCCCTTGAAATGTTGGCCGAATGGCATCAGTGCTTGTCATCAGACTGGGTGCCTCTTCTGACCACCTCCCAGGCCTCAGAGCTTGTTTGCACGCAGGCGGCCTAACGCCAGATGCTTTCGATAGGCTTGTAGACCATTTATTgcccaaaatgaaaagaaacagggGGCCAAACTTGCCAGCCACTTCGGACCAGGCTGGCTTGAGTGTGCTGATAAAGCCCTTCTGGCCCATCCAGGCCCTCTCCTGAGGAGGTCAAGGTTGTGCCGTAGCAGCTGTGCCGAGCTCCCCTCCTACCCCCCGATCTCACATCCTGACCCAGGGACCTGTGGGGAAAGCGTGGGGCACGACCCAGGGACGTGTGGGGAAGGCGTGGGGCACCTGTCCCACCGGTGGTGGCCTGCGTGCACCCCAGGGAGGACGGAGGAGGTGGCTGCTGAGCATTGTACATGGATGTAACCC is part of the Anas platyrhynchos isolate ZD024472 breed Pekin duck chromosome 5, IASCAAS_PekinDuck_T2T, whole genome shotgun sequence genome and harbors:
- the CHRM4 gene encoding muscarinic acetylcholine receptor M4, translated to MAADNRSAPGGGEPWGLPDFLFQKELLAARDTDPMHNLSAQPWQAKMANLTYDNVTLSNRSEVAIQPPTNYKTVEMVFIATVTGSLSLVTVVGNILVMLSIKVNRQLQTVNNYFLFSLACADLIIGVFSMNLYTVYIIKGYWPLGAVVCDLWLALDYVVSNASVMNLLIISFDRYFCVTKPLTYPARRTTKMAGLMIAAAWILSFILWAPAILFWQFIVGKRTVPEGECYIQFLSNPAVTFGTAIAAFYLPVVIMTVLYIHISLASRSRVRRHKPESRKERKGKSLSFFKAPLIKQNNNNSPKRAVEVKEEVRNGKVDDQPSAQTEATGHQEEKETSNESSTVSMTQTTKDKTTAEILPAGQGQSPSHPRVNPTSKWSKIKIVTKQTGTECVTAIEIVPAKGGASEHNSLSNSRPANVARKFASIARSQVRKKRQMAAREKKVTRTIFAILLAFILTWTPYNVMVLINTFCQTCVPETVWSIGYWLCYVNSTINPACYALCNATFKKTFKHLLMCQYRNIGTAR